DNA from Aggregatimonas sangjinii:
TTTAACAAGTCGCGGGAATTGGTATTTTTCGTCTTGGAAAGGTGATGATTCCAAATCCGGAGGAATCGCCACTAACATCGGTGTGCATTTTTTCGATATGCTTACTTGGATTTTTGGACCAGTAAAGGATAATATCGTGCATGTTCATGAAAAAGACCGTGCCGCCGGCTTTCTTGAATTAAATCAGGCCAAGGTGCGATGGTTTCTATCTCTTAACGAAGCATTCCTACCCGAAGATATCAAAGCATTAGGACAAAGAACCTATCGATCCTTGAGAATAGCTGGTGAGGAACTCAATTTTAGTAAAGGATTTACAAATCTGCATACCGCATCCTATGAAGATATCATATCAGGAAATGGTTTTGGAATAGAGGAGACCAGACAAGCGATAGAAGTTGTACATGATATTAGAAATGCAAAGCCTATTGGACTAAAAGGGGATTATCATCCTATTGCGAAAAACTCAAAAGATATTTAATCAGATATAGCACCAAAAGAACGAAATTGAAAATACTGACCGTCATCGGAGCCCGCCCACAGTTCATCAAAGCTGCAACTATATCCCACGTTATCATTAAAACTGAAGGTATTCACGAGGTCTTGGTACATACAGGACAGCATTTCGATGAAACCATGTCGGCCGTTTTTTTTGAAGAATTGGGTATCCCGGAGCCTACTTATAATCTCGGGATATCCGGTGGATATCATGGAGCGCAGACAGGTAAGATGCTCATTGGGATAGAAGAAGTGCTCTTAAAGGAGAAGCCCGATATCGTTATCTTATATGGTGATACGAACTCTACCTTGGCCGGCGCTTTGGCAGCCGTTAAATTACATATTCCTGTTGCACATATAGAGGCCGGTCTTCGATCATTTAACAAAAAAATGCCAGAAGAGGTCAACAGAATCATTACCGATCATTCTTCATCTTTTCTTTTTACACCGACGCCCACAGCCACACAAAACCTTTTGCGGGAGGGCTTGGATGAGGATTGTATCGTAGAGGTCGGGGATGTCATGTTCGACGCCACCTTAAGATATAGCGCACTAGCAGAAACCCTTTCCTTAGTATTGTCATCATTTAACCTGAAGCCCAAAGGCTACATTTTAACTACGATACACCGCGCAGAGAATACCGACGACCCCGAAAAGCTGCAAAACATTTTTGCGAGCTTGGAAAAAATAGCTCAAAATGAAAAGCTCGTTTTGCCTCTTCATCCGCGAACGGCACAAAGTCTAAAAAAAATCGGATATTCCTTTAACAACTCTCCCATAACGTTTATAGATCCGGTCGGTTATCTAGATATGCTGATGCTTGAAAAACATGCCAGCATTATAATTACCGATTCAGGCGGAGTTCAAAAGGAAGCATACTTCCAGAAGGTTCCCTGTATTACACTCCGGGAAGAAACGGAATGGACCGAGCTGATAGTAAACGGGAATAACTTTCTTGCCGGTGCGGATGACCTTCAAATTGTTCTGAAAAAGGCGAAAACCGTCATATTTGAAAAAGACCAAGAACTCTATGGCGATGGGAATGCCGCTACCAGAATAGTGGAGATTCTACTAAGGTCCTTTGAAGAGTCTTAAACACACCTTTTGAAAAAAGAGCCACATCTTTACCGAAAAATCTCCTTAAAATACCGAAAGTACATTTTAGTAGTGCGGATTTTTTTGTAAATACCCATTCTGCAAATCCGATTAGGTAGCATTCTTTCCAAAACAATGCCGTTAATCGATAACCTACCTTGTTTACTCTACGAACGGCAACTTCACAATTTTAAATTGTTCTGTAATTAAACTAAATTGCGCCTTCCATTAACTAACACCATTTACCAAACCAAATGACGACAACACCAAAGAAAATACTTGTAACAGGAGTAGCTGGATTCCTAGGTTCCAATTTACTCGAAAAATTATTAAAGGAAGGGCATTATGTAGTAGGTATCGACAACCTTTCAATGGGAAGAATCGAAAATATTCAAAGCTGCATTGGCCACAAGAACTTTCTTTTTCTCGAAGAGGATATCTTAGACAATTTTATCATTCGGGACATGGATGATGATTTTGATATTATCGTACATTTGGCCGCCTTTAAAATTCCCAGATATGGCAATGCAGTGGATACGCTTAAAATCAATTCGAAAGGTACAGAGAACATGTTGAATCTAGCTCGCGCGCAAAAATGTAAATTTGTACTTGCCTCTACTTCGGATGTTTACGGAATGAGTCCCGATCTGCCCTTTGTAGAAGATGGCAACTGTGTCATTGGCGACTCAAAGGTTTCGCGCTGGTCCTATGCCGTTTCAAAGCTTTTTGATGAGCATTTGGCCCTCGCCTACATGGAAGATTACGATTTTCCAGTGGTCTTATTACGATTTTTCGGTTCCTACGGGCCAAATCAACATTTATCTTGGTGGGGAGGACCGCAATCCGTTTTTATCGATTGCATCCTCAATGACAAAAAGATACCTATTCACGGAGATGGGCAACAGACCAGAACCTTCACCTATGTTGCCGACACCATCGAGGGTATGTATGCTGCCGCTATGAAACCGGAGGCGAATGGCGAAATATTCAATATCGGTGCCAATGAAGAAATAACCATTTTAGAGCTAGCTCATATGCTAAAGGAGATTTCCGATGAACCATCCGATTGTCCTATAGAGCTTATTCCGTATAACGACATTTCTTCCGGTAGAAAATATCAGGATGTCATGCGACGAGTACCGGATACGACGAAAGCCGAAAAGATTTTAGGGGTTAAAGCGAAGACCCCATTAAGAGAGGGGCTACGACTTACTTTTGAATGGCAAAAAAGAAATACTCTTAAAAAAATAAGTACTGTATGAGAATAGCGATTATAGGGGGTGGTTTTATGGGTGTAGTTTTAGCACATGAAATTTCAAAAAACGATGCCAAAGCAACCATATTCGAACGAGATTCACAACTCGGCGGCTTGACCACTTACCAAGATTATGGCGATTTCGTATGGGACAAATTCTATCATGTTATTACCCCGACCGATCAAGAACTGGTCGAATTATTGCAAGAGGTAGGTCTCGATAAAAAAT
Protein-coding regions in this window:
- a CDS encoding Gfo/Idh/MocA family protein, which codes for MKNFGLLGIAGFVAPRHLQAIKDTNNSLIVALDKYDSVGIIDSYFPNADFFVEFERFDRHLEKLKYEKNLILDYISVCTPNYLHDSHIRFALRHGADAICEKPIVLNPWNVDKLAHMENESGNRIWNILQLRLHPSIIALRKKIQEGPADKVYDIDLTYLTSRGNWYFSSWKGDDSKSGGIATNIGVHFFDMLTWIFGPVKDNIVHVHEKDRAAGFLELNQAKVRWFLSLNEAFLPEDIKALGQRTYRSLRIAGEELNFSKGFTNLHTASYEDIISGNGFGIEETRQAIEVVHDIRNAKPIGLKGDYHPIAKNSKDI
- the wecB gene encoding non-hydrolyzing UDP-N-acetylglucosamine 2-epimerase, whose protein sequence is MKILTVIGARPQFIKAATISHVIIKTEGIHEVLVHTGQHFDETMSAVFFEELGIPEPTYNLGISGGYHGAQTGKMLIGIEEVLLKEKPDIVILYGDTNSTLAGALAAVKLHIPVAHIEAGLRSFNKKMPEEVNRIITDHSSSFLFTPTPTATQNLLREGLDEDCIVEVGDVMFDATLRYSALAETLSLVLSSFNLKPKGYILTTIHRAENTDDPEKLQNIFASLEKIAQNEKLVLPLHPRTAQSLKKIGYSFNNSPITFIDPVGYLDMLMLEKHASIIITDSGGVQKEAYFQKVPCITLREETEWTELIVNGNNFLAGADDLQIVLKKAKTVIFEKDQELYGDGNAATRIVEILLRSFEES
- a CDS encoding NAD-dependent epimerase/dehydratase family protein, whose translation is MTTTPKKILVTGVAGFLGSNLLEKLLKEGHYVVGIDNLSMGRIENIQSCIGHKNFLFLEEDILDNFIIRDMDDDFDIIVHLAAFKIPRYGNAVDTLKINSKGTENMLNLARAQKCKFVLASTSDVYGMSPDLPFVEDGNCVIGDSKVSRWSYAVSKLFDEHLALAYMEDYDFPVVLLRFFGSYGPNQHLSWWGGPQSVFIDCILNDKKIPIHGDGQQTRTFTYVADTIEGMYAAAMKPEANGEIFNIGANEEITILELAHMLKEISDEPSDCPIELIPYNDISSGRKYQDVMRRVPDTTKAEKILGVKAKTPLREGLRLTFEWQKRNTLKKISTV